One stretch of Pigmentiphaga aceris DNA includes these proteins:
- a CDS encoding ABC transporter permease, whose product MNSLLAIWRFRGLARAITERELRTRYTGSSLGPLWLVLQPLAMVLVYTLVFSQLMRARLPGIDSSFAYSVYLLTGVISWNLFLEIIQKSKNLFVEHGNLIKKVSFPRLVLYVPVVAVAGFNFLIMTILFLIFTLLVGMFPGKLILAAIPSLVLLTLMAVAMGVLLSSLQVFFRDIGQVIDILLQLLFWATPIVYPSSILPAAILRAIQWNPLVPLFSSLQTIFLEHRLPDFSTLWYPAAVTVVFGLLATYAYRRLYGAILDEL is encoded by the coding sequence ATGAATTCTCTGCTAGCAATATGGCGATTCCGCGGGCTTGCCCGCGCAATCACCGAGCGCGAGTTGCGCACCCGTTATACCGGCTCGTCGCTCGGCCCCTTGTGGCTGGTGCTGCAGCCGCTGGCCATGGTGTTGGTCTACACCCTGGTGTTCTCGCAGCTGATGCGTGCACGCCTGCCTGGCATCGATTCCAGCTTCGCGTACAGCGTTTACCTGCTGACCGGGGTGATCAGCTGGAACCTGTTCCTGGAAATCATCCAGAAGAGCAAGAACCTGTTTGTCGAACACGGCAATCTGATCAAGAAAGTGTCCTTCCCGCGCCTGGTGCTGTATGTGCCGGTGGTGGCGGTGGCGGGCTTCAACTTCCTGATCATGACGATACTGTTCCTGATCTTCACACTGCTGGTGGGCATGTTCCCGGGCAAGCTGATTCTTGCCGCCATTCCAAGCCTGGTGCTGCTGACCCTGATGGCGGTTGCCATGGGCGTGCTGCTGTCCAGCCTGCAAGTGTTCTTCCGCGACATCGGCCAGGTGATCGACATCCTGCTGCAGCTGCTGTTCTGGGCCACGCCTATCGTCTACCCGTCCAGCATCCTGCCCGCTGCCATCTTGCGCGCCATTCAGTGGAATCCGCTGGTGCCGCTGTTCAGCAGTTTGCAGACCATCTTCCTGGAACACCGCCTGCCCGACTTCTCGACCCTGTGGTATCCGGCAGCGGTGACCGTGGTGTTCGGTTTGTTGGCGACCTACGCCTATCGTCGCCTGTACGGCGCCATCCTGGATGAACTGTGA
- a CDS encoding ABC transporter ATP-binding protein: protein MTTTLLHETPTADIEARRLTPVLRAIDLGKAYAPGRGKQVAMDRLLGRRGPPQEPRWVFRNISFDIARGEAIGIIGTNGAGKSTLLKLLTSTSLPSEGSVECNGEIAALLELGMGFHPDFTGRQNAYLAGQTQGRTYGQINEVIDHIREFAELGDYFDLPLRTYSSGMAVRLAFSVATAFRPDILVVDEALAVGDAYFQHKSFARIRQFLDEGTTLLFVSHDPSSIKSLCTRALLIGDGKLLLDSTPDDVLDFYNAMIAERTLANEKQTAPEDFNGRSGNGRARYDAVDLIAPRTGLVNQGIFRVGEPMTVRLTYTAHEQLDELVAGVLIKNRVGADAFGTNTWFLNIKDLGNKPGVPRTLDFVFDQLNLGPGSYSIATALHRDLDHLGESYDWWERAAIFTVVLPSVATHFIGTAALPLKVVLDPPGVIPAVPAPADPAAAQPLPPADPASADQAPG from the coding sequence ATGACTACGACTTTGCTGCATGAAACGCCTACTGCCGACATAGAGGCGCGGCGGCTCACCCCGGTATTGCGTGCCATCGACCTTGGCAAGGCGTATGCGCCCGGCCGTGGCAAACAGGTGGCGATGGACCGCCTGCTGGGTCGCCGTGGCCCGCCGCAGGAACCGCGCTGGGTGTTCCGCAACATCTCGTTCGACATTGCGCGCGGTGAAGCCATCGGCATCATCGGCACCAACGGCGCGGGCAAGAGCACGCTGCTGAAGCTGCTGACCTCGACCTCGCTGCCCAGCGAAGGCAGCGTCGAATGCAATGGCGAAATCGCCGCGCTGCTGGAACTCGGCATGGGTTTCCATCCTGACTTCACCGGCCGGCAAAACGCCTACCTGGCGGGTCAGACACAAGGCCGCACCTACGGTCAGATCAACGAGGTGATCGACCACATCCGCGAATTCGCGGAACTGGGTGACTACTTCGACCTGCCGCTGCGCACCTATTCCAGCGGCATGGCCGTGCGTCTGGCATTCTCGGTGGCCACCGCCTTCCGCCCCGACATTCTGGTGGTGGACGAAGCACTGGCCGTGGGCGACGCCTACTTCCAGCACAAGTCGTTTGCCCGCATTCGCCAGTTCCTGGACGAAGGCACCACGCTGCTGTTCGTGTCGCACGACCCCAGCTCGATCAAGAGCCTGTGCACCCGCGCACTGCTGATCGGCGACGGCAAGCTGCTGCTCGACAGCACGCCAGACGACGTGCTCGACTTCTACAACGCGATGATTGCCGAGCGCACGCTGGCCAACGAGAAGCAGACCGCGCCCGAGGACTTCAACGGCCGCTCGGGCAATGGCCGTGCGCGTTATGACGCCGTTGACCTGATCGCACCGCGCACGGGGCTGGTAAACCAGGGCATCTTCCGCGTCGGTGAACCGATGACGGTACGCCTGACCTACACCGCCCACGAGCAGCTCGATGAACTGGTGGCCGGTGTGCTGATCAAGAACCGCGTGGGTGCCGATGCCTTCGGCACCAACACCTGGTTCTTGAACATCAAGGACCTGGGCAACAAGCCGGGCGTGCCACGCACGCTCGACTTCGTGTTCGACCAGCTGAACCTGGGCCCGGGCAGCTACAGCATCGCAACCGCCCTGCACCGCGATCTGGATCACCTGGGCGAGAGCTACGACTGGTGGGAACGCGCCGCGATCTTCACGGTGGTGTTGCCCAGCGTGGCCACGCACTTCATCGGCACGGCCGCGCTGCCCCTCAAGGTGGTGTTGGATCCGCCGGGTGTTATTCCTGCGGTGCCTGCGCCTGCTGACCCTGCTGCTGCGCAGCCCCTGCCGCCGGCAGACCCTGCCAGCGCTGATCAAGCACCAGGCTGA
- a CDS encoding glycosyltransferase: MAFHALRRRLRPRTRLKQAIFAAAAAVKRRPELTRQVIRLVRLVPPLDARLRRILMRPPEPITPPRAPGPHPRELARMVTRLTLAREVARHSAPQGAGVARLSNGRRPRMAYVSPLPPQKSGIADYSGVLLQSLREFYDITLINPDASNIDPWLTADFPLHDSEWLVRNGYAFDRVMYHFGNSTFHTHMLDLLQKVPGVVVQHDFYLSGLRLWLYNTDEDRTGWYDALRYSHGWQALSDAAKLGNDEARVIYPCSKDVIDASMGVLTHSLYSKRLAAHWYSQDHADRMTIVPFAQTRLVEDQTAEARSAVREELGLADDEFVVASFGHIAYTKRNDALLDAWVGSELAADPKARLVFVGQANDGDYGHGLIKRVKALGPDARVSITGYADTKTYDKWLQAVDLAVQLRTQSRGETSGTIFDCLTQAVPVVVNAHGWAAELPHQAVIRLPDDFTVEQLRNAIVHARQDPAALREQGQAGRSFVHAQHVPAVAGPAYRDAIERNYAAYGDVHREILASTAAVPHVNDDELREIALGLLDLVPRLSKPQWLLDVTALNDSSMSSERAARFHALADSMIANAPDGWRIEPVYFDGAYYRYANQSTMKRLGLPAVLPDEAVDVHAGDRYLSLGLSDVTSDGINLTLTAWQRRGVSLNWLLVDAAPLWAPVPPPPAEHVPTDLFEVRLATLLPLADRIIADTPALAQTLMNKLDATGLVRPHRMAVEVCELDAQALTARLADAQPTHIWPRGYVETRAVALATAPSTSTAAKHPEL, from the coding sequence ATGGCCTTCCACGCCCTTAGACGTCGGCTTCGGCCGCGAACGCGCCTCAAACAGGCGATTTTTGCAGCAGCCGCTGCCGTCAAGCGGCGCCCCGAGCTGACGCGGCAAGTCATCCGCCTCGTCAGGCTGGTGCCGCCGCTCGATGCCCGCCTGCGCCGCATTCTGATGCGCCCGCCCGAGCCGATCACGCCGCCGCGTGCGCCCGGCCCGCATCCCCGCGAACTCGCCCGCATGGTCACGCGCCTGACGCTGGCCCGTGAAGTGGCCCGCCACAGTGCGCCGCAAGGTGCTGGCGTGGCGCGCCTGTCGAACGGCCGCCGTCCGCGCATGGCCTACGTGTCGCCGCTGCCGCCGCAAAAAAGCGGCATTGCCGATTACAGCGGCGTGTTGCTGCAATCGCTGCGCGAGTTCTACGACATCACGCTGATCAACCCCGATGCCAGCAATATCGACCCGTGGCTGACGGCTGATTTCCCGCTGCATGACAGCGAATGGCTGGTCCGCAACGGCTACGCCTTTGACCGGGTGATGTATCACTTCGGCAATTCGACCTTCCACACGCACATGCTGGACCTGCTCCAGAAGGTGCCCGGCGTGGTCGTGCAGCACGACTTCTACCTGAGTGGCCTGCGGCTGTGGCTCTACAACACCGACGAAGACCGCACCGGTTGGTACGACGCGCTGCGCTATTCGCACGGCTGGCAGGCGCTGTCCGATGCCGCCAAGCTGGGCAACGATGAAGCACGCGTGATCTATCCGTGCAGCAAGGATGTGATCGATGCCTCGATGGGTGTGCTGACGCACTCGCTGTATTCGAAGCGTCTGGCGGCCCACTGGTACAGCCAGGATCACGCCGACCGCATGACGATCGTGCCCTTTGCACAGACCCGACTGGTCGAAGACCAGACAGCAGAAGCACGGTCTGCCGTTCGCGAAGAGCTTGGCCTGGCAGACGATGAATTCGTGGTCGCCAGCTTCGGCCACATTGCCTACACCAAGCGCAACGACGCGCTGCTCGACGCCTGGGTAGGCAGCGAGCTGGCCGCCGATCCCAAGGCACGACTGGTGTTCGTGGGTCAGGCAAACGACGGTGACTACGGCCACGGTCTGATCAAACGCGTGAAAGCGCTTGGCCCGGACGCACGCGTCAGCATCACCGGTTATGCCGACACCAAGACCTACGACAAGTGGTTGCAAGCGGTCGACCTGGCGGTTCAGTTGCGCACGCAATCGCGCGGCGAAACCTCGGGCACCATTTTCGATTGCCTGACCCAGGCTGTGCCGGTGGTGGTCAACGCCCACGGCTGGGCGGCTGAACTGCCGCATCAGGCGGTGATCCGCCTCCCCGACGATTTCACCGTCGAACAATTGCGCAACGCCATCGTGCACGCACGCCAAGACCCGGCTGCCTTGCGTGAACAAGGCCAGGCCGGACGCAGCTTCGTCCACGCCCAGCACGTACCTGCGGTTGCCGGGCCGGCATACCGTGACGCCATCGAACGCAACTACGCAGCGTACGGCGACGTGCACCGCGAAATTCTGGCCAGCACCGCCGCCGTGCCGCACGTCAACGACGACGAGCTGCGGGAAATCGCGCTGGGCCTGCTCGACCTGGTGCCGCGTCTGAGCAAGCCGCAGTGGCTGCTGGACGTGACGGCGCTGAACGATTCGTCCATGTCTTCCGAGCGCGCCGCCCGCTTCCACGCGCTGGCAGACAGCATGATCGCCAACGCCCCGGACGGCTGGCGCATCGAGCCGGTGTATTTCGACGGTGCCTACTACCGCTACGCCAACCAGAGCACGATGAAGCGCCTGGGGCTGCCGGCCGTGCTGCCCGACGAGGCGGTGGACGTCCACGCAGGGGATCGCTACCTGAGCCTGGGTCTGAGCGATGTCACCAGCGATGGCATCAACCTGACGCTGACCGCATGGCAACGACGCGGCGTGTCGCTCAACTGGTTGTTGGTCGATGCTGCCCCCTTGTGGGCACCTGTGCCCCCGCCGCCTGCCGAGCATGTTCCCACCGACCTGTTCGAAGTGCGCCTGGCTACCTTGCTGCCGCTGGCTGACCGGATCATTGCCGACACGCCTGCATTGGCACAGACCTTGATGAACAAGCTCGACGCTACCGGCCTGGTACGCCCGCATCGCATGGCCGTCGAGGTCTGCGAACTGGATGCACAAGCGCTGACGGCCCGCCTGGCTGATGCACAGCCCACGCACATCTGGCCGCGTGGATATGTGGAAACGCGGGCGGTGGCATTGGCAACCGCGCCGTCGACAAGCACCGCAGCCAAACACCCGGAACTCTGA